The following proteins come from a genomic window of Raphanus sativus cultivar WK10039 unplaced genomic scaffold, ASM80110v3 Scaffold4969, whole genome shotgun sequence:
- the LOC130507621 gene encoding uncharacterized protein LOC130507621: protein MAKKTGGADGTREGIPDESTSNMAEFRSILLENQIATQASIQQLGETLTARMDALTTAITALVEQQRHHDAPPPQAQPVNLPHQPPPQRQLQQPRLPPPPQPRQQQQFLPPPHQDIRQHNQHQQHFEEDEDDQHFRVFQDELRRRDNYDNHWERSFRVDIPEFHGGLRGDELIEWLVSVEEILEFKQVPPARRVPLVAMRFRGHAAKWWKQIKTTRSRTGKTPIQYWEKLTKHLRQTFLPHNYERTMYTKLQNLRQGNRTVDEYAEEFALLLTRNEINDSQVQLVSRFIGGLRPQLQNSMAQFDPSTVGEAHRRAASFEQQSRSSSWNPSSSRSRTQDASISNTPSIPAKETGDAANSTSKPATQEDPPLRRSTRPTTTRCYGCGEPGHRLNACPHATRRGLLADDSLEEPEVYDSQEEEDTNDNPSHITTGDSGCTLLLHRSCLTPLQQDDKWLRTNIFHSTCTIKERVCSFVIDSGSSRNVISEEAVDKLGIAREKHPAPYTLGWLNNTANIRITHRAIVPFSIGPYYRDRIYCDIAPIDFCHLLLGRPWEYDRKIIHDGAKNTYSFLWNNHQIVLVPSPETALASSSHAPANDRTPPATNTQSTTLLCSYASFISEFHKEGVAFALVPASTPRLLATTKASPLDTVLQEFADVFPKELPEGLPPLRDIQHQIDLVPGATLPNRPHYRMSPKEHEELRRQVENLLRKGHIKESLSPCAVPALLIPKKDGSWRMCVDSRAINKITVRYRFPIPRLDDLLYQIGNAKIFSKIDLKSGYHQIRIRPGDEWKTAFKTREALRPFIGRFVVVYFDDILIFSTSLAEHTEHLRKVLTVLRAEKLFAAKQKCEFGVDKVLFLGYVVSDKGLAVDQSKVDAINSWPIPKTVSEIRSFHGLASFYRRFVHNFSTIMAPITSCIGAVLSQQGRLVAFYSEKLAGARGRYSTYDVEFYAVVQAIKHWRHYLVHREFVLFTDHDALRHLDSQAKVSSRHASWIAYLQQFTFSIKHQSGKTNRVADALSRRHVLLTTMHTKCSLRLEIIRELHTEGHVGRDRTLHLVSISYFWPSLRKDVERFVERCHICQKAKGRASNAGLYLPLPVPTQPWTDVSMDFVLGLPRTQRGHDSIFVVVDRFSKMAHFIPCKKTTDAVNVATLFFRDVYRLHGLPSSIVSDRDTRFLGHFWRSLWKLLGTSLDMSSAYHPQSDGQTEVTNRSLGNLLRCLVGDNIKTWDSKLSQAEFAHNHALNRSLGFSPFHVVYGIIPRCPLDLTTTPDRTRHHGEAVDFVADIQTIHRQAQANLEATTIKYKASADKKRREVIFEPGEQVWVYLTKERLPLRDYNKLKSKKIGPCE from the exons ATGGCAAAGAAGACAGGAGGCGCTGATGGTACTCGGGAGGGAATTCCTGACGAGTCTACTTCGAACATGGCTGAATTTCGATCCATTCTTCTCGAGAATCAGATAGCAACTCAAGCTTCGATTCAACAACTTGGGGAAACCCTAACAGCTCGGATGGATGCCTTAACCACCGCAATTACCGCCCTTGTGGAACAGCAACGTCACCACGATGCTCCACCACCACAAGCGCAGCCCGTAAATCTTCCTCACCAGCCTCCACCACAACGACAACTACAACAACCACGGCTCCCACCTCCACCCCAACcacgacaacaacaacaatttcTTCCCCCACCACACCAGGATATACGCCAGCATAACCAGCATCAACAACActttgaagaagatgaagatgatcaaCACTTCCGTGTCTTTCAAGACGAGCTTCGACGAAGAGACAACTACGACAATCATTGGGAGCGCAGTTTTCGTGTAGACATACCAGAGTTCCACGGTGGTCTCCGCGGGGACGAACTCATCGAATGGCTAGTTTCAGTAGAAGAGATCCTTGAGTTTAAACAGGTGCCACCAGCTCGACGCGTTCCTCTCGTTGCAATGCGTTTCAGAGGTCATGCTGCGAAATGGTGGAAGCAGATTAAAACCACTCGATCTCGTACTGGTAAAACGCCAATCCAGTATTGGGAAAAATTAACCAAACATCTCCGACAAACTTTCTTACCCCACAACTATGAACGCACCATGTATACGAAGTTGCAGAATCTTCGACAAGGTAACCGTACCGTGGACGAATATGCAGAGGAGTTTGCTTTGCTATTAACTCGCAACGAGATTAATGACAGCCAGGTCCAACTTGTCTCACGCTTCATTGGGGGCCTACGACCTCAGCTTCAAAACTCAATGGCACAATTTGACCCCTCCACCGTAGGTGAAGCACACCGTCGCGCAGCTTCATTCGAACAACAATCCCGATCATCTAGTTGGAACCCGTCTTCATCTCGATCACGTACGCAAGATGCATCAATCAGCAACACTCCTTCTATTCCGGCAAAAGAGACAGGTGATGCCGCAAATTCAACGTCCAAACCAGCAACACAAGAGGATCCACCATTACGTCGTTCTACACGACCGACTACGACGAGATGTTACGGTTGTGGAGAACCGGGACACCGGCTGAACGCTTGCCCTCATGCAACGCGACGTGGGTTGTTAGCTGATGATTCACTCGAGGAACCAGAGGTCTATGATTcgcaagaggaagaagatacCAACGACAACCCAAGTCATATCACTACCGGCGATAGTGGATGTACTTTGCTCCTCCACCGCTCTTGTCTGACTCCGCTTCAACAAGACGACAAGTGGTTACGTACTAATATTTTTCACTCCACTTGTACTATCAAAGAGCGTGTTTGCAGTTTTGTTATTGATTCGGGGAGTAGTCGTAATGTGATCTCGGAAGAGGCCGTCGATAAGCTTGGAATTGCACGCGAGAAACACCCGGCACCTTATACTCTTGGATGGCTTAACAATACAGCAAATATTCGCATCACTCACCGAGCCATAGTACCATTCTCGATTGGACCTTACTACCGTGATCGGATCTACTGCGATATTGCCCCAATTGACTTTTGTCATCTTCTTTTAGGCCGTCCATGGGAATATGATCGAAAGATTATCCATGATGGTGCAAAGAACACTTACAGTTTCCTTTGGAACAATCACCAAATTGTTCTTGTCCCATCTCCAGAGACAGCCCTGGCTTCTTCTTCCCACGCTCCGGCAAATGACCGAACCCCACCTGCAACAAACACACAATCAACTACCCTATTGTGTTCTTATGCGTCATTCATCTCGGAGTTTCACAAGGAAGGTGTGGCTTTCGCTCTTGTTCCAGCATCTACACCTCGTCTTCTCGCTACAACAAAGGCGTCTCCTTTGGATACTGTTCTACAAGAATTTGCAGACGTCTTCCCAAAGGAACTTCCAGAAGGACTGCCTCCTCTGCGGGATATTCAACACCAAATTGATCTGGTTCCCGGGGCAACGTTACCTAACCGGCCTCACTACCGAATGAGTCCAAAAGAGCATGAAGAATTGAGACGTCAGGTTGAGAATCTTTTGCGCAAAGGCCACATTAAGGAAAGCCTTAGCCCGTGTGCCGTACCGGCTCTTTTGATACCTAAGAAGGATGGGTCGTGGCGTATGTGTGTGGACAGTCGTGCTATTAACAAAATCACTGTCCGTTATAGGTTTCCCATTCCTCGACTTGACGACCTTCTATATCAGATTGGCAATGCGAAGATATTCTCTAAAATTGACCTTAAAAGCGGTTACCATCAGATTCGTATTCGTCCCGGCGATGAATGGAAGACAGCTTTCAAGACACGTGAAG CATTGCGCCCATTCATTGGACGTTTTGTGGTTGTCTACTtcgatgatattttaatttttagcaCTTCCTTGGCCGAGCATACGGAGCACTTGCGCAAGGTCCTCACGGTTCTCCGAGCAGAAAAACTATTTGCAGCTAAGCAGAAGTGTGAGTTTGGCGTCGACAAAGTCCTCTTTCTTGGTTATGTAGTTTCCGATAAGGGGTTGGCCGTGGATCAATCTAAAGTTGACGCGATCAACTCATGGCCTATTCCAAAGACAGTTTCGGAGATACGAAGTTTTCATGGCCTTGCTTCCTTTTATCGACGCTTTGTCCATAACTTCAGTACTATCATGGCACCAATCACGAGCT GCATTGGGGCAGTCTTGAGCCAGCAAGGACGACTTGTTGCATTCTACAGTGAAAAACTAGCTGGTGCTCGTGGTAGGTACAGTACTTATGATGTAGAGTTTTATGCCGTTGTCCAAGCCATTAAGCATTGGCGTCACTATCTGGTCCACCGGGAGTTCGTCCTTTTCACTGATCACGACGCCTTACGACATCTTGACAGCCAAGCAAAAGTCTCTTCTCGCCACGCCTCGTGGATTGCTTATTTACAGCAGTTCACATTCTCGATCAAGCATCAATCCGGGAAGACTAATCGTGTGGCGGATGCTCTCAGTCGTAGGCATGTCTTACTCACGACAATGCACACTAAG TGTAGTTTGCGGTTGGAAATCATCAGAGAGCTTCATACGGAAGGTCATGTGGGCAGGGATCGCACACTACATTTGGTCTCCATCTCTTATTTTTGGCCGTCATTACGCAAGGACGTTGAGCGTTTTGTGGAGCGATGTCATATATGTCAAAAGGCTAAAGGACGTGCTTCGAATGCAGGGCTTTATCTTCCTCTTCCCGTCCCTACTCAGCCTTGGACAGATGTTAGTATGGACTTCGTTTTGGGATTGCCCCGAACCCAACGGGGACACGACTCGATTTTCGTTGTTGTCGACCGTTTTTCTAaaatggcacacttcataccctGCAAAAAGACAACAGATGCAGTGAATGTCGCCACTTTATTCTTCCGGGATGTGTATCGCTTGCATGGATTGCCTTCGTCCATCGTCTCCGATCGCGACACTCGATTCCTTGGTCACTTCTGGCGCTCTTTGTGGAAGTTGTTGGGTACATCATTAGATATGAGCTCCGCTTATCATCCCCAGTCGGATGGCCAAACAGAAGTTACAAATCGCTCTCTTGGTAATCTTCTTCGTTGTCTTGTAGGCGACAATATTAAAACATGGGATTCAAAACTTTCTCAGGCAGAGTTTGCGCATAACCACGCTTTGAATCGCAGCCTGGGTTTTTCCCCTTTTCATGTCGTATATGGCATCATTCCACGGTGTCCCTTGGATTTGACTACAACACCGGATCGCACAAGACATCATGGCGAGGCTGTAGACTTTGTGGCCGATATA